A stretch of DNA from Methanogenium sp. S4BF:
CGCGGATCTGGTGTTCTTTGCGGTGAAGGTGCTGTTGGTGGTATTCTTCTCGGTGAGTCTGATACGGGTGGGCATGGCCCGGTTCCGTATCAATCACCTCGTGACCTTCTACTGGGGATATATCACTCTCATCGGGTTTGCCGGCATGATTCTCCTCGTGCTTGATGCCGTGCTCGGCATGGGGGTCGTCGCATGAGCCTTCTGCCCGCATTCCCTGAGGTGCTCCGCCAGTTCCTGAAGAAACCGGCGACCAATCTATTCCCGGCGCGCTATCTCCCCAAAAGCATCACCGGCTACCTGGCAAAGGTCTCCGCGGGTGAGGCAACCATCAACCCTCCGGTTGCCGTCCCGGAGAACTATCGGGGGAAAATAACCTATGACCGGGATGCCTGTATCGGGTGCAAACTCTGTATCCGGGTCTGCCCGGCGCACGCGATTGAATTCATCCCGGAGACAAAGACGGTGCGCATCTTTGTCACTCAGTGCATCTTTTGTTCCCAGTGCAATGATGCATGCCCGGTGTCGTGCCTGCACATGAGCGATGCCTTCATGGTGGCAGATACGGACCGCTACTCGGAAAACCTGATTGTTGAGTAACCCCGGTTACTCCTATCGGTTCTTTTTTATGCGTTCAGCTCGTTTCTGGAGAGTAAGCGGAACTGGTGCAGCATACCGGAGGCATCGGGAGAGAGTATGGATATTTTTCTGCAGACAGTGCTGATTCTCGGGCTGACGGGGACCCTGGCCGGACTGGGGGCAGGCATCCTTGGCGTCGGCGGGGGTTTTGTGATGGTCCCGGTGCAGTACTGGGTTCTGGCAGATCTGCTGGGGACAGACCCCACGCTTGCTACCCGGGTGGCCTTTGCAACAAGTCTTGCGGTTGTTCTTCCAACTGCGATTGCCACTGCCTCCGGCCATTCCCGCAAGGGGGCTGTTGCATGGGATGCGGTAAAACAGATGTGTGTCCCCGGCTTTTTTGCGGCCATCGCCGGGGCCTATGTGGCCACATCGGTGCACGGCGACTGGCTCAGGTATCTCTTTGGTGCCCTGCTCCTCGGTGCGGCCGTGAAGATGGCGCTGAAACCGACATATCACGCGGATAATGAACGTGACACCGCTGTCTGGCTGTCTGTCTTTGCAGGTGCCCTCTTCGGGTTTCTCTCCGGGCTTCTCGGGATTGGCGGCGGATATCTGATTGTGCTCTTTCTGACCCTTGTCTCAGGATATGAGATTCACCGTGCGGTCGGGACATCGACGGCATTTCTTATTTTTGCCTCCGCAGGGGGTGTGCTTGCGTATATCATATTCGGGTGGGGGGTAACCGGTATTCCCGCACCGTCACTGGGATATGTCGACCTCCACCAGTGGGTCATTCTTGTAGTGACGTCAATCCCTGCGTCCTTTGTCGGCGTCAGCCTCTCGCACAGCATATCTGCGCGCAGTCTCGAGTGGCTGTTCGTCGGTCTGCTGCTCCTGAGTGCGCTCAAGATGTTCGGCGTCTTCTAAGGAGATGGCCCGGGGTCTACCGGTATAACAGGAAAAAAACAACAGCGATGATGATGAGGATGATGACTGCCCAGAGAAAGGGGCGGCGTCTCCTGTCGTATTCACGCACCTCCTCACGGTACTCTTTCTGCAGTTCGCGCTCTTCTTCGGGTGCGGCGTCATCATCATACTCAACCACGAGTGCGCCGGAATAGCCGCATTTTTTGCAGCGGTAATGGTATCCGCCATATCCTCCTGCCACCGGGTAAATCTCTGTGCTGTTGCATCGCGGGCATCGTATCATGGCGGTTTCTCTCCTTTAGTTCCCGGAACCGGTATCCGGGGGTGCCGTGATATATTCAGGTATCTGTCTCTCTTCACCGCGGCAGAGCATATCTGCGACTTCCTCTCCTGCGCGCCGGACCGGTGCTGATATCCCTTCATGGAATACGGGGGGGCCCGGCTGGATGCCGATGAGGATGATCTCCGGCACATCGTCCTGCAGGTATTGCATGATGTGAGTGAGGGGGAGGGAATGGGTGTCAAACCCTGCCTGCCCGATGGAATCATGGGGGATTCTCCGGAACTCTCCGGGGGAAAGCTGCATGTCGGCGGCATCGACTATCACGAGGAGGCGGGGCTGCATCTTCCTGACCACGCCGGTGAAGTTTTCCGGCGCTGTTCCGCAGTCTGCCGCGTGCCAGCCGGGGCAGCCTGTTATGCGCCGTGCCACCAGTGGGCCGATGCCGTCATCCCCCATCATCGTATTTCCGACTCCAAAGAGTATTTTCACACCAGTATGTGGGAGGTGAAATGGCATAATGGGATCAATACAACAGGGAATCAGATGGGGGTTACCGCAACTGATTATAGATCCGGAAATAAACCTCTGAATGGATGACAGGAAGAAAAAATGCAGGTATCCTTTTCGTAGCAGCACTTCTCATCGCGGCAGGTATTCCTGCTGTGTGCGCTGAAGATGTTGCTGTAGATACGATTGCCGTTGAGAAGATCGATCTCTACAATCTGGCAGTGGATGAGGCCGGAGCCGGGAATTACACTGCTGCGATGCAGCATATCGATGCCGCGCTGGCAATCGACGGCAATTTCACGCTCGCCTGGGTAACAAAGGCGGGGATCAGTTCGGCGCAGGGTAACTACACCGGTGCACTCACTGCAGCAGAAGTGGCAACCACACTGAACCCGAATCAGGCGGACGCATGGGTGGTCACCGCCGATGCGCTCCTGAACCTTGGGCGCTATGCAGAGGCGGTTGAAGCGGCAGACAAGGCAATTATGCTGAATCCGGAAATGATCGAGTCGTATATCATCCAGGGTACTGCCTACGGGCAGATGGGTGAGTACGAAAAGGAGATTGCGGTTTCAGAAAAAGCACTTGAAATAGACTCCTCGGATACCCGTGTGTTGGGCAATCTTCATTTTGCACAGGCCAATACGGGTGTGGGGACTACTGAACCGACACGGGCACCGTTTCCTGTGGCAGGCGCCGTTTTTGGTGCGGGCGTGCTGTTCCTGATGTCCCGGCGCGGATGAGCGATCGCTGTAATAGGCAAAATATCTCTTTTTGACAACCGCTGCTCTGTGTGGCTGGAAAGAAACCGTTGAATCATTTTTGATATTCTTTTGTTCCGGCAGTACCGGGCAGAGATATTGTTCTCACGGGTGTGAAAGGGAGGCGACTCTCTCTTATGTGAAATACCTTATGAGAATGAAACTTTCAGCTCTGATGAATGAATGCTGTAAAAACGAGTGCGCCGACCGGGACTCGAACCCGGGTTTAGGCGTTGGCAACGCCTAGTGATAACCACTACACTATCGGCGCAATTCACCCTGTGATGCTGGCGCATCTCAGTGCTCTACAATATACTCTCCCGGAGAATATAATGGTATCGAATTGCGTTTCTGCACCCTTTGTTTTTGGAAAGGTGCCTGTTTTGTGCGAATTATATTTACTTACAATATATTGCCACTCGGATCAAAATCCCCGGATGTTCCTTTTCTCAGGCATACGAATGGAATGAAAGGTGATACCGTTAAATGCGTGCAGCATCTATCCTATTCAGGCATGATACCACTGATGATGGACCTCAGGGGTGCAAAGGTTGTGATTGCGGGCGGCGGCGCTGTCGGCGCCCGGAAGGCGCGTTATTTTGCCCATGAGGCGCACGTGGTGGTCCTCAGTCGTTCATTTCACCCGGATTTTGCAGAGATTGCTGCTGAGACGGTTGAGTGTGATCTGGCTGAAATGCATGATGATGAGATTGCATCCCTGCTCACCGGCAGTTTTCTGGTAATTACCGCCCTGGAACGCGCGGAGATGAACCAGAGAATCGGTTTCCTTGCGCGCCGGTGCGGTGCGCATGTGAATGATGCGGGAGGGGAGGGGGGCGATGTTATCATCCCGTCTGTTGTGCGGGGGGATACCTACTGCATCGGGATCTCCACCCATGGACGCAGCCCGGCTGTTGCACGCCATCTCCGCTTCTGCATTGAAGAGCACTGCGGTAACATCGACGGTATGGTGCGGCTGCAGGAGGCGCTGCGGGAAGACCTGAAACAGCGGGTCCCCGACCAGCGTGTCCGTTCACGGATTCTCAATGCAGTCCTTGACGACCCCGCGATGTGGGATGCCCTCTCCCACGGTGCAGAGCAGGCCAAAGAGCAGGCCCTCAGGAAATATCTATGAAGAACGGACTCATCCCATCGGTCGCCATCGCAGGCATCAGCCATCACGGAAGCGATATCGCAGAACTGGAGGCATTCCGCTTTTCAGACGAGGCGGCATTCCTTGCAGAAGCGAAAGAATGGTTTAAAGGGGCGCTTCTCCTCCAGACATGCAACCGGATCGAGTTTCTGGTAGAAGGGGATGCCTGTATGGCAGAGGCATTTCTTCGCGAACAGGGGCGGGATGGGTTCCGGACGCTGGAAGGAGAGGATGCACTGCGCCATCTCCTCCGGCTCTCTGCCGGCATTGACTCCATGGTCGTGGGGGAAGACCAGATACTCGGGCAGCTGAAAACGGCGCTGGCACTCTCCCGTGAGCACAGCGCATCCAGCCAGCTTGTGGAGCGGTGCATCACCAAGGCGGTGCATGTCGGCATCGAGGTGCGCAGGCGTACGAATATCAACAAGGGGGCGGTTTCCATCGGTTCAGCGGCGGTAGAGCTGGCAGAGGACCTCCTGGGAAGCCTTGACGGCCGCCATATTCTGGTGGTGGGCGGCGGTGAGATGGGCACGCTGGTGACCCAGGCGCTCGCGGAAAAAGATCTGACCGCGATCTATGTCACCAACCGGACCTTTGCCCGTGCGGAGGAGCTGGCACAGCTGGTGGGGGGAAAGGCCGTCCATCTGGATGAACTCTTCCGGTATGCCGCTCTTGCCGATGTCATTATTTCCTGCACGGCAGCTCCCCACCCCGTCATCCGCTATGAAGCAGTCTGTGATGCGATGCGGGGCCGTGTGTGGCCGCTTGACGAAGGCAAAAAACCGCTTGTTATCATTGATATTGCACAGCCGCGGGATGTGGAGGAATCGGTCGGAGATATCGATGGCGTCTATCTCTTCACCATCGATGATCTCCGTACGGTGAGTGAGAAGAATATGAACAACCGGAAAGAGGAGGCCGAAGAGGCGCATGCATTCCTGGATGCTGAGCTGGTACAGTTTGTGACGCTCCTCAACCGGGCCGGGGCCGGTGACCTTCTCGCCCATCTCCATTCCTGGGCAGAGATGATCCGGTGCCGGGAACGCGACAAAGCGGCTGCACGCCTCCGGTCATCGGGTGCACCGGCTGAAGAGATCCTTGATGACCTGTCACGGGTGCTTGTCAAAAAACTTCTCAATGACGTTACCTTTTCTGTGAGGCGGTGTGCTGAGAGCGGTGAAATTGAATATGCACAGGCCCTGGTGCACGCAGTAACTGCAGGAGATGACGAATGTTTCCGGAAAGACGATTGCGAAGACTGAGAAAAAGGAAGATTCAGCCTCTGTTTCAGGAGACTGTTCTGAGAACCGATGATCTGGTGGCCCCCATCTTTATTGACGAGACCGCTTCAGCGCCTGTTGAGATCGCCTCCATGCCGGGGCAGTACCGCTATCCCCTTTCGATGGCGGGAGAGGTGGCGCAAACGATTGCCGCAGCGGGAATCCGGGCGGTGATTCTCTTCGGCATTCCTGCACGAAAGGATGCCGGAGGAACTGAGGCATACAACCCCGATGGTGTTATTCAGGAGGCGGTCCGCGCAATGAAAGTGGCGGTGCCTGACCTGGTCGTGATAACCGATGTCTGCGCCTGTGAATATACGGACCACGGGCACTGCGGGATTGTCGGGGAGACCTCCTGCGGGCCCGACCTCCTGAACGACCCGTCCCTTGAACTGATGGCGCAGATTGCGGTGTCGCACGCGGAAGCCGGTGCGGATATCGTCGCCCCGTCCTGCATGCTTGACGGCATGGTGATGGCGATCCGTGAGGAGCTTGACTGCGAAGGCTATGAGGATACGGCCATTATGTCGTATTCCACCAAATTTGCGAGCTCCCTCTATGGTCCGTTCCGTGATGCGGCCGACTCCGGCTTCTCGTTCGGGGACCGGACGACCTACCAGATGAGCCCGGCCAACCCGCGTGAGGCGCTCCTTGAGTCGAAGATGGATCTTAAGGAGGGTGCGGATATCCTGATGGTCAAACCGGCCGGGATGTATCTGGACATTCTGCAGTCGGTTGCCTCCCTCGGCCTGCCGGTCGCAGCCTATCAGGTGAGCGGCGAGTATGCGATGATAAAAGCGGCCGCAGCAAACGGCTGGATCGATGAGAAGGCGGTCGCACTGGAGAGTCTTCTCGCTATCAAGCGGGCTGGTGCGGATCTTATCATCACCTACTTTGCGCAGGATGCAGCGGGGTGGCTGAAATGAGGAGTGAAGAGCTCTTTACCGAGGCACAGACCCTGATGCCCGGCGGCGTCTCCAGTCCGGTGCGTGCCATCAAACCCTATCCCTTCTATACCCGCAGTGCTGCCGGTTCGCGCCTCGTAACCGAGGACGGCGAGGAACTGATCGACTGCTGTCTCGGCTACGGCCCCCTGATCCTCGGCCATGCCCACCCAACGGTGCGTGAGGCGATCTGCGCCTGCACCGAAGGCGGCTGGCTCTACGGTACCCCCGCGGAGAAGGAGCTGACACTTGCCCGGATGATCATCGCCGATCACCCGTCGGTTGATATGGTCCGGTTTGTCTCCAGCGGTTCGGAGGCCACGATGGCGGCGATTCGCCTCGCCCGTGGGTTTACCGGGCGTGAGGACATCATCAAAATCGAGGGAGGGTTCCACGGGGCCCATGATGGTGTGCTCATCAAGGCGGGGTCCGGTGCGACCACGATGGGCGTTCCTGACTCCGCAGGAGTGATTCCCGATGTGGTGCGCCACACGCTGCAGGTGCCCTACAACAACACCGAAGCACTCTCGGAGCTTCTGGATAATAATGAGAATGTGGCGGCATTCATCCTCGAACCGGTGCTTGGCAATGTGGGCCCGGTGCTCCCGGATGACGGCTACCTTGCAGAGGTGCGCAAAATCACAGAGGAGCATGATGTGCTCCTTATTTTTGATGAGGTCATCACCGGCTACCGGCTGGGCATCGGCGGGGCGCAGGTGAAGTACGGGATTACGCCCGACCTGACGACCTTCGGCAAAATCATCGGCGGGGGGCTTCCCATCGGGTGTTTTTCCGGCCGGCGCGACATAATGCAGCTGACCGCACCGGCAGGGCCTGTCTATCAGGCAGGCACCTTCTCGGGGAATCCGCTCTCCCTGTCCGCAGGGATTGCCTGCCTGCAGCATCTGCGTGACAACCGGGATATCTATTCCACGCTCGCGGAGAACGCACGCGCCATCGGTGAGTCCATTCCTTCCGCACAGGCAGGCGGGTTTGTGAATCTGGGTTCGATGTTCAAACTCTTCTTCCGGAATACGCCGCCCCGTGACTACCGCGAGGCAAAGGAGAGCGACACAGCGGCATTCTCCGTCTTCTGGAATGCGATGCGGAAGCGGGGCATCTTCCTGCCGCCGTCGCAGTTTGAGACGAATTTCCTCTCTGCGGCGCACACCGACGACGATGTGGCGACGATTGCCGGGGCCTATAGCGCATGCCTCTGAAGGCCGGCACCCGGGGGTCACGCCTCGCGATGGCGCAGACGGACCGCGTCTGCGGGCAGCTTGCAGAACGGGGCATTGAGACGGCGGTCACCGAGATAAAGACCGTCGGCGACGCACTGACCCACGTCCCGATGCATCAGGTAGGGGGTCAGGGCATCTTTGTCCGGGCGCTGGATGATGCCATCCTTGCAGGCGAGATCGACTTTGCGGTTCACAGCATGAAGGACATCCCGGCCTTTCGGCCGGAGGGGCTCTGCACCGTGGCAGTGCTGGAACGGGACTCCCCGGCAGACTTCCTCGTCCACGAGTGCGACATCGAGGATATCCGTGTCGTGGGGACGTCGTCCACCCGCAGGCGTGCACAGCTCATGAGAAGCAGTCTGGATGTCGAAATTCGCGAACTCCGCGGCAATGTGGATACCCGCCTGCGGAAACTGCACGAAGGCCAGTATGATGCGATTGTCCTCGCAGAGGCCGGGATGCAGCGGCTAGATATGGACCTTCCCGGGACGCAGCTTCTCCCGCAGTGGTTTGTGCCCGCACCCAATCAGGGCACCATTGCAGTGGTATGCCGGGATGATTCGGCACTCACTGAACAGCTGTCGTGTGTTGATCATCCGCAGACCCGGAAGGATACGGAGATTGAACGGGCGGTGATGGAGGAGATTGGCGGCGGGTGCTTTACTCCGCAGGGCGTATACTGCCATGACGGATTTCTGATTGCTGAAGTGCTCTCCCTTGACGGCAGCCGCTATGAACGGGTTGAGGACAACGGCGATTCGGTGGAGGAAGGCCGGCTCATCGGCAGAAAACTCAAACATATTAGCTGGGACCTGATTGAGGAGGCCCGGCAGACCCTGGGACTATCAGGAACGGAACAATCATGAACGGAACAGTGTATCTTATCGGGTCCGGTCCGGGTGGGCTGGGCATGATGACCATCCGGGCACGCGAGGTGCTCGATTCGGCTGATGTCATCCTCTATGATCAGCTCCCCGGTGCTGAGGTGATTGCCTCGCTGCCAAAGACGGCTGAATGTATTGATGTCGGAAAATACGGCTCTGACCATACGCTCGAACAGGAAGAGATTGAAGCCCTGATGGTGAAGTATGCGAAAAAAGGGCTCCGTGTCGTCCGCCTGAAAGGGGGAGACTCCTTTCTCTTCGGACGCGGCGGTGAGGAGATGGAGACGATGCGGGAGCACGGCATTCCGGTTGAGGTGGTGCCCGGCATCACGAGTGCCATCGCCGTCCCCGAGTGCGTGGGCATTCCTGTCACCCACCGGAAATGGGCGAGTCAGGTCACTATTCTCACCGGCCATGAAGATCCCACGAAAGAGGAGTCTGCCCTGAACTGGCAGTGGCTTGCGCAGACAACCGGGACCATTGTCATCCTGATGGGCGTGAAAAACCTCCCGAAGATTGCCGAGGCCCTTGTCGCAGGCGGCATGAACCCCGATAAACCGGTGGCGATCATCGAACGCGGCCTGCGGCCCGACCAGCGGGTGACGTGTGCTCCTCTTGACAGGATTGCCGAGACTGCACGGGAAGCGGGTGTGAAGCCTCCTGCGGTTGTTGTGATTGGGGAGGTCGCGACGCTTTATAGGGATGGGTCTGAGGGTAGGATGCATATTACGGGTGCGTGATTTGCGCTGCCATGCGTTGTGAAATAAGAAGCAAAGCGGGTATTGGGAATCGTTCTCCCGAGCATGATTCGGCATTATGCCACGAGCGGTCAGTAGTGCATCACCTCATGTCCACCTCCCGGCAATGGGTCGTTAATGCCCCATCATTTATTTCTCAATATGCATACTCCCCGGTCGTATGGCGTGAAGTCGGGAAGGACCGGGACGGGCATTCTCTCTTATCAATTGGTTCAAATATGTTCCATCTGGAACAAAATGTGCTCATTCTGATCCGTCAAATGTGAGATCAGTTCTGGCTTCTGAATAGGTTAGAGTTGATTGGAATATCAGTTTCCTGCTGGGAAGCACATTCATTGAAAATAAATATATATTCATTATTTTTTGATCGAAAGGTTAATTCTCAATTTAATATGGGTGGGTAAGTTGGCAATTAAGAATTAATTCAGTATATATATCTTGGTTAAAGAAATATATCATTATTTAAGGGGTGTTTATGTGGATTATGCAATAAGGAAGGGACATTTTGGATCTGAAGAACTAATCTATGCTAAAGACCCTGAAGATTCGCGATACATTCAAAATCTCCAAAATAGCCAGTTAATTTGTCCTGAGTGTAGGGAGCCAGTTATATTCATAAACACATTGAAGAGGATCTATTTTCGACATACACCAAACAATCCAAATACTCATGATTGTCCCAACTATTCAGATAGTAAATATGCAGAACAATACCAGCAACAACAGGAGTTGCGTAAATCTGGTCAACGTTCAAAGCGGATCTATATTTCGAAGAGTGGGGAGACCTTTGGACTTTTTCTTGGTTTTCCTCCATTGGATGAGGAGGTCGTTGTAGCTGCTAAAAATGAACATCTTGTAATACAAATCATCAATCCAAACCATGCGGAACTAAAAGAAAATAAACTCCTTATTAATCAGGTAATTCCAAGAGAAACCACTTTCATTCGGCTGATGTGGATATATGACAATTATTCACTCAAATATAGTGAATGTTCAGTCAGTGATGATATAATAAATATCTGGGATGAAGATTTAGCAGGACTTCCGGAATCTGGTGCATTGTTTGCATATAGAAAAGATTATGCTAGGGGTATATCCGATTATGGAGAAATTACCACAGACAAATACTATTATTTTGCAACAGCTACTGAAATTCCGGATAGTTATAACGATTTTCTCGAATATGAGTTTGCAGGAAAACTCGAAGGTAGGACCATTGGATATGAATCTAAATGGATGATCTACCGAGTGCAGTTTACTAAAGTCACCGAAAATGCCCATGAATTTGCAAATTTAATGAGAGTTGAACTTATTGAGTGGCATCCTCCTTTAATTCCGATTTGGCCTCCACATGTGCAGTTTGGAAACAGGCAAGTTTATAGTAGACCAACAACAGTCGTCAGTCTTGCGCAAAGATCTGATGAATCGGATTATTATCAGGAAACAGATACACAATCTTGTCTACCTATTCCAAAATATCGAATTAATGCTGGATGGTTACTGTCCTCCTCTGTCAAGGGTTCCATGCACATAACATCGTCTTCTGGACAATATGAATCACACCTCACATGTGAATATACTGAAGAGATATCTCAATATTTTGCCCCGGAAATAACATTGGAATACGAGAAAAAAACACTTGAAAATGGTGACCTTTTCCTCCTCAAAGAGAAGCCATACTTATCTTTTAAATCGGACAGCAAGTGTAACATTTACCACTATTCTGAAAGACAACTGAAAAACATTCACTGGAATAAAATGTCTATTCTTGAATTTTTTGACCTTTCTAAAGGAGACCGTATTTGTGTACGCCATGGAATGGATATAGTCTATCAGGTAGCCATTCCAAAACACATTTCAAAAGTAATAAATGCCTCAGTAAATAACGACGAGGAGATCCATAAGAAACTTGTTCTGTTGGGGGGCACGTTTATACCAACGCCCGTGAATACTAAATATATTCTGAGTAATCTTGGAAATTATCCTAAAGTCAGTGGCTATCTTCGCCAAGCGCTACAATATGGGAAAATCCCACAACACGCATATGACAATCTTATTTCTGAATTCACCTGAAGAGTTGAAAAATAATGACTAATTCAAAAAAATATTCCAATTTACATTGCTGCATTGGTATTCCGGTGAAGTTTAGTGACGATGACATCAAAGTCTTAAGGATTGCAGATATTTCTACAGCAGACTGGAATAAAAACAGAGTAAATTCCATTGGAAAAATTTATACTAATCCAGATGAGGGAACCATGCTCATACCAGTTAATCTGGAGAAAACCCCGGTCCAGTCTGAGCATGACAATGTTGGACTCTGGGTGTGGAAAGAAGATGATAATTCTGAGGGGTACGACGCAGCCCCTTATTCAGTCCTTCATAAAAAAATTAATTTCAAATACACTTATTATGAACTCATCTTCTTGAAAACTCCGGAATCACCAGACCATCTGAGGTTATTGGTGGGTTCTGATGATGAGTTTGCACGTGTATTGGAAAATGGGATTGTTGTTCCGGATACGTTTTCAGACAACCTCCTTGTAGTCTACGATTACAATGAAGAAGATTACTTATGCGTTGAAATAAATAAAGCGACATCCTGTCTACGATATAATCAGTTGCTCTTTGTAACTGATAAAAAGTCATTGAATCGATATAATATCAAAAGAACTGATGTTATTGATTCGTTCGATCCGAAATATAAAGATTTATTTTCTGAGAATTCCGTAGACCTGACTCGAAGGCTCATCTACACCAAGATGAAAATGAGTCAAAATGATAAGTTGGATTCTTTATCCCTCCATACTGATTCAGCCCGTTTTGCAAGATATTTTTACCATATTGCCACTCGCCTGAACTATTCAGAAGATGAGAAAAAACTAGTAAATAAAATAATCACCGAAGCCCTATCAAATTTAAAATTACAACCCATTTTGACAGAATCACCAGAGAATGAGCAACGGCTTGAATTGCAAACAGAGATCATAAACTCGTATCTCAACACAGACGATAAAGTTGAGGAATTTGTAAGAGGGGTTATTGCACATGTCCCAAAGATCAATGAAGAATATGTTGCCAAAATGCAACATGAAGTCAATCAAGGATTGCTTGAGCAAAAAAAGGCTTTGGGGAACGAAATAGATTATCTAAAAAGTATTATCGATGGCCTTAATGGGGAGATTCTCGCAAAAACTGCGGAGAAAACCGCTGAAACTGAAGCATTAAAATCACTCAAGAAAATTGTCGAATCTGAAGGCGAGCGAGAAAGAGCTGAATTAAAATCCCAGATCGAACAGAAGCTTAAAGAATTTGAAACAGCTCAAAAAAAGATTATTGTTGAGGAAATTGCCGCCTTTAAAGAAGAACATCTACAGGCCATCATAAAAGAGGGTGAACAGTTTAGAGCTAATCAAAAGAATGCCATCCTAAATAATCTTCAGTCTCTTCGTGAGGAATTTGACAAACTTCAAGATGAAATAGCTTTATCGGAGGTCTCCAAGGAACAGTTGCAGAATGAAATTTCTGATAAACAACGCATTTGGGAAGAATTATCTAAACTTGAGCAGGATAAACGAGATTTAGAAGCAATAAATGAGCAGTTAAAGACTTATTGCGAACTTAAAACCAGTGATATTCAACAGAATCCTGGGAAATTCCTGGGAGATCTGGCATTATTCAAAGGTATTCTACCATCCGGAGTGCCTGAAAATATAAGTGTTGTCTCCTCATCAAATTCAGGTCTGTTTGTTCAACCATCAAAAGAATATGGATCAGATCCGTTTGAAATTACTGAGATTGGAGGATTGGTTGGTTATCTGAGTGACAATCTATCGAACGTTGGGGTTGAGATCGAATATGCAAATATCCTTGCTGAATTCATCGCAGGAGCATATCTGACGAGAACCCCACTTCTCCTTACGGGGTGTAATGCAAATCCCATAGCTGAAGCCATCTCAGTTACCCTCTGCTCACAAACTCCTGAGATTATATCAGTCCCTACTGGTTACAACGACTATTCATCATTACTAAATGCTGTGAAAAATACCTGCGGCAATGTTGTTCTTCTTCAAAATGCCATTGGGTCCATTGACGAATACTGTTATACGCATCTTGCAAGGGATATTCATGATGAAAATCCCGAAAAATATCTCATGTTCTCACTTGATTTCACTGAAAACATGCGGATACTTCCTTCAAGTGTACTGGGATACATGGCCCTCATCAATTCTGAAGATGTGATTAGCTCTATTACAAGAGATTTCTTGGACCCCGCTAACTGTGCCAAAGCGACACCTGCTGAAAGAACTTCGGAGGAAGTAAAGGAACTGTATCAAAGAATTGTTAAGCTTTCATCTGGAACAAATACAACG
This window harbors:
- a CDS encoding tetratricopeptide repeat protein, translated to MTGRKNAGILFVAALLIAAGIPAVCAEDVAVDTIAVEKIDLYNLAVDEAGAGNYTAAMQHIDAALAIDGNFTLAWVTKAGISSAQGNYTGALTAAEVATTLNPNQADAWVVTADALLNLGRYAEAVEAADKAIMLNPEMIESYIIQGTAYGQMGEYEKEIAVSEKALEIDSSDTRVLGNLHFAQANTGVGTTEPTRAPFPVAGAVFGAGVLFLMSRRG
- a CDS encoding bifunctional precorrin-2 dehydrogenase/sirohydrochlorin ferrochelatase, translating into MIPLMMDLRGAKVVIAGGGAVGARKARYFAHEAHVVVLSRSFHPDFAEIAAETVECDLAEMHDDEIASLLTGSFLVITALERAEMNQRIGFLARRCGAHVNDAGGEGGDVIIPSVVRGDTYCIGISTHGRSPAVARHLRFCIEEHCGNIDGMVRLQEALREDLKQRVPDQRVRSRILNAVLDDPAMWDALSHGAEQAKEQALRKYL
- the hemA gene encoding glutamyl-tRNA reductase encodes the protein MKNGLIPSVAIAGISHHGSDIAELEAFRFSDEAAFLAEAKEWFKGALLLQTCNRIEFLVEGDACMAEAFLREQGRDGFRTLEGEDALRHLLRLSAGIDSMVVGEDQILGQLKTALALSREHSASSQLVERCITKAVHVGIEVRRRTNINKGAVSIGSAAVELAEDLLGSLDGRHILVVGGGEMGTLVTQALAEKDLTAIYVTNRTFARAEELAQLVGGKAVHLDELFRYAALADVIISCTAAPHPVIRYEAVCDAMRGRVWPLDEGKKPLVIIDIAQPRDVEESVGDIDGVYLFTIDDLRTVSEKNMNNRKEEAEEAHAFLDAELVQFVTLLNRAGAGDLLAHLHSWAEMIRCRERDKAAARLRSSGAPAEEILDDLSRVLVKKLLNDVTFSVRRCAESGEIEYAQALVHAVTAGDDECFRKDDCED
- the hemB gene encoding porphobilinogen synthase, which produces MFPERRLRRLRKRKIQPLFQETVLRTDDLVAPIFIDETASAPVEIASMPGQYRYPLSMAGEVAQTIAAAGIRAVILFGIPARKDAGGTEAYNPDGVIQEAVRAMKVAVPDLVVITDVCACEYTDHGHCGIVGETSCGPDLLNDPSLELMAQIAVSHAEAGADIVAPSCMLDGMVMAIREELDCEGYEDTAIMSYSTKFASSLYGPFRDAADSGFSFGDRTTYQMSPANPREALLESKMDLKEGADILMVKPAGMYLDILQSVASLGLPVAAYQVSGEYAMIKAAAANGWIDEKAVALESLLAIKRAGADLIITYFAQDAAGWLK
- a CDS encoding sulfite exporter TauE/SafE family protein gives rise to the protein MDIFLQTVLILGLTGTLAGLGAGILGVGGGFVMVPVQYWVLADLLGTDPTLATRVAFATSLAVVLPTAIATASGHSRKGAVAWDAVKQMCVPGFFAAIAGAYVATSVHGDWLRYLFGALLLGAAVKMALKPTYHADNERDTAVWLSVFAGALFGFLSGLLGIGGGYLIVLFLTLVSGYEIHRAVGTSTAFLIFASAGGVLAYIIFGWGVTGIPAPSLGYVDLHQWVILVVTSIPASFVGVSLSHSISARSLEWLFVGLLLLSALKMFGVF
- the hycI gene encoding hydrogenase maturation peptidase HycI encodes the protein MKILFGVGNTMMGDDGIGPLVARRITGCPGWHAADCGTAPENFTGVVRKMQPRLLVIVDAADMQLSPGEFRRIPHDSIGQAGFDTHSLPLTHIMQYLQDDVPEIILIGIQPGPPVFHEGISAPVRRAGEEVADMLCRGEERQIPEYITAPPDTGSGN
- a CDS encoding 4Fe-4S dicluster domain-containing protein; amino-acid sequence: MSLLPAFPEVLRQFLKKPATNLFPARYLPKSITGYLAKVSAGEATINPPVAVPENYRGKITYDRDACIGCKLCIRVCPAHAIEFIPETKTVRIFVTQCIFCSQCNDACPVSCLHMSDAFMVADTDRYSENLIVE